Proteins encoded within one genomic window of Candidatus Magasanikbacteria bacterium RIFOXYB2_FULL_38_10:
- a CDS encoding arginine--tRNA ligase, with product MLEEIKQQIIELLKDGGVSGEIELKKPPQPGMGDFSFGCFGKTEHLGINQIFELANKLNNLTNKDSIIEKVEASGPYLNFFLNPAMVAELVLPQIKKKKNKYGQGTAKKGEQILIEYPSNNTHKEIHVGHLRIMCLGNALANLYEAAGAKVIRVNYINDFGAHVAKCLWGLVNLHKGEKPPADKQKWLGQIYAEASNYLKENPEQAEESKAMLKMLEAKDKKIWKLFLQTRQWSLDGFKNIFAELEVKHKTVFYEKDVKDLGQKVVDELLQKGIAKVGEGGAIIIDLGSFGLDVALIRKSDGAGLYLTSDLGLAKVKAKKFSKITGSINLTGTEQKFYFQQLFKILELSGFKYKMSHVACELVALPGGEKMSSRAGNVILYETVRDEALRAAKEETKKRHPEWSEAKLDKTAKALAFGALKFSMIKVGSNQTIAFDIKEAISFDGFTAPYLQYSLARMNSLLKKVKINLKTSYSLLISDFEKKLILKMAGLNGAIIVAGERQDPSQLAKYLYELCQDFSNFYENCPVLKAERSELVAARLELVRMVRQVLENGLFILGIPIIKEM from the coding sequence ATGTTGGAGGAAATTAAACAACAAATCATTGAACTTCTCAAAGATGGTGGAGTAAGTGGAGAAATTGAATTAAAAAAACCACCTCAACCAGGAATGGGAGATTTTTCATTTGGTTGTTTTGGTAAAACAGAACATCTAGGGATCAATCAAATTTTTGAATTGGCTAATAAATTGAATAATTTGACTAATAAAGATTCCATAATAGAAAAAGTTGAGGCAAGCGGGCCTTATCTTAATTTTTTTCTTAATCCGGCTATGGTAGCGGAGTTGGTTTTACCCCAAATCAAAAAGAAAAAAAATAAATATGGGCAAGGTACGGCCAAGAAAGGTGAGCAAATTTTAATTGAGTATCCTTCCAATAACACTCACAAAGAAATACATGTGGGTCATTTAAGAATAATGTGCTTGGGTAATGCCTTGGCCAATTTATATGAAGCCGCCGGTGCCAAAGTGATTAGGGTTAATTACATCAATGATTTTGGAGCGCACGTGGCCAAGTGTTTATGGGGCTTAGTTAATTTGCACAAAGGAGAAAAACCGCCAGCTGATAAGCAAAAATGGTTGGGACAAATTTATGCCGAAGCCAGTAATTATTTAAAAGAAAATCCGGAACAAGCTGAAGAATCTAAAGCAATGCTGAAAATGCTTGAAGCCAAAGACAAAAAGATTTGGAAATTATTTTTGCAGACCAGGCAATGGAGTTTGGATGGTTTTAAAAATATTTTTGCAGAACTTGAGGTAAAGCATAAAACAGTTTTTTATGAAAAAGACGTTAAAGACTTGGGACAAAAAGTGGTTGACGAGCTTTTACAAAAGGGAATTGCCAAAGTAGGGGAGGGTGGGGCGATTATTATTGATTTAGGAAGTTTTGGTTTGGATGTCGCCCTTATCAGAAAAAGCGATGGTGCCGGTTTGTATTTAACCTCGGATTTAGGATTAGCCAAGGTCAAGGCCAAGAAGTTTTCCAAAATTACCGGTAGTATAAATTTAACCGGTACAGAACAGAAATTTTATTTTCAACAATTATTCAAGATTTTGGAACTCAGCGGATTTAAATATAAGATGTCTCACGTGGCTTGCGAATTAGTCGCTTTACCTGGTGGAGAAAAAATGTCTTCGCGCGCCGGCAATGTGATTTTATATGAAACGGTACGCGATGAAGCCTTGCGCGCGGCCAAAGAAGAAACAAAAAAACGACATCCGGAATGGTCGGAGGCTAAATTGGATAAGACGGCCAAAGCCTTAGCCTTTGGCGCTTTAAAATTTAGCATGATAAAAGTTGGTAGCAATCAGACAATTGCTTTTGATATTAAAGAAGCAATTTCTTTTGATGGTTTTACCGCTCCTTATTTGCAATATAGTTTGGCCAGAATGAATAGCCTTTTAAAAAAAGTAAAAATAAATTTAAAAACAAGTTATTCTTTGTTGATTTCCGATTTTGAAAAAAAATTAATTTTGAAAATGGCCGGTTTGAACGGGGCCATTATTGTAGCAGGGGAAAGGCAGGATCCTTCACAGCTCGCCAAATATCTCTATGAGCTGTGTCAGGATTTTAGTAATTTTTATGAAAATTGCCCGGTCTTGAAAGCCGAAAGAAGTGAATTAGTGGCGGCGCGTTTGGAATTAGTAAGAAT
- a CDS encoding valine--tRNA ligase: protein MELPKVFKPEEFEKEIYKQWEASGKFASSKEAKGEPFCIIMPPPNSNGSLHVGHAVFVTLEDIMVRYHRMKGEPTLWLPGADHAGFETQVVYQKKLEKDGRNWFTIPRDELYKEIWDFTQTNKTVMEGQLRRLGASCDWTKETFALDPEIVKIVNQTFKKLYDDGLAYRGERIINWCVKHQTTLSDLEVKHVEKEDPLYYIKYGPITLATVRLETKFGDTAIAVHPNDERYKEYIGQEVEIETLIGKTKIKVIADEAVDPTFGTGAVKVTPAHDPIDYEIWQRHKNEIPGPIEVIDQYGKLNLLKHFPDNEAAKKYHGLKIAEARKVIAQDLEKAGLMVKIDANYKHSVATCYKCGNVLEPRVLPQWFIKMKPLAEKAMEAVRNGEVKFVTEKFEKIFFHWLENIRDWNVSRQIVWGIQIPVWYKGEEVYAGEEAPKGEGWVQETDVFDTWFSSGQWPFATLQTTGDFKRFYPTAVMETGWDILFFWVARMIMLGIYVTGKVPFKNVYLHGLVRDKDRQKMSKSKGNVIDPLGVVENYGADALRMALVFGVSAGNDVVISEDKIRAHRNFANKIWNASRFVMMNLGENFVPAEKNNVVNEQDKAILERLAEVTKKVTKNLDDFDFHLAAEEAYQFFWHEFCDKYLEEIKPRLSAEVSEEEKKAAKQTLFRVWLIGIKLLHPFVPYVTEAVYQMSPSKQKEFLMIENWPE from the coding sequence ATGGAATTGCCAAAAGTTTTTAAACCGGAGGAATTTGAAAAGGAAATTTATAAACAATGGGAGGCGAGCGGAAAATTTGCCTCGTCTAAAGAGGCCAAGGGCGAGCCGTTTTGTATTATAATGCCACCGCCTAATTCCAATGGTTCTTTGCACGTGGGTCACGCGGTTTTTGTGACACTGGAAGATATTATGGTGCGCTATCATAGGATGAAAGGCGAACCGACTTTATGGTTGCCCGGGGCCGATCACGCCGGTTTTGAAACGCAAGTTGTTTATCAAAAAAAATTGGAAAAGGATGGTCGTAATTGGTTTACTATTCCCAGAGATGAATTATACAAAGAAATTTGGGATTTTACGCAAACCAACAAAACGGTAATGGAAGGGCAATTGCGCCGACTTGGTGCGTCTTGCGATTGGACAAAAGAAACTTTTGCTCTGGACCCGGAAATTGTCAAAATCGTCAATCAAACTTTTAAAAAGCTTTACGATGATGGCCTGGCTTATCGCGGAGAAAGAATTATCAACTGGTGTGTGAAACATCAAACTACTTTATCTGATTTGGAAGTGAAGCATGTAGAAAAAGAAGATCCTTTGTATTATATAAAATATGGGCCGATTACTTTGGCCACGGTGCGGTTGGAAACTAAGTTTGGTGATACGGCTATTGCCGTGCATCCTAATGATGAACGCTATAAAGAATATATTGGCCAAGAGGTGGAGATAGAAACTTTAATTGGCAAAACTAAAATAAAAGTTATTGCCGATGAAGCCGTAGATCCCACATTTGGCACGGGCGCGGTAAAAGTGACGCCGGCCCACGATCCAATTGATTATGAAATTTGGCAGAGGCACAAAAATGAAATTCCCGGACCCATAGAAGTGATTGATCAATATGGCAAATTGAATTTGTTAAAGCATTTTCCAGATAATGAGGCGGCTAAAAAATATCATGGTTTAAAGATTGCCGAGGCTAGAAAAGTGATTGCGCAGGATTTGGAAAAAGCCGGCTTGATGGTGAAAATTGATGCTAATTACAAACATAGTGTGGCCACCTGCTATAAATGCGGCAATGTTTTGGAGCCTAGGGTTTTGCCTCAGTGGTTTATTAAAATGAAACCTTTGGCAGAAAAAGCCATGGAGGCGGTTAGAAACGGCGAGGTAAAATTTGTCACGGAAAAATTTGAAAAAATATTTTTTCATTGGCTGGAAAATATCCGCGATTGGAATGTTTCCCGTCAGATTGTTTGGGGGATTCAAATTCCGGTGTGGTACAAGGGTGAAGAAGTTTATGCGGGTGAAGAAGCGCCGAAAGGGGAGGGCTGGGTGCAAGAAACTGATGTTTTTGATACTTGGTTTTCTTCTGGTCAGTGGCCGTTTGCCACTCTGCAAACCACTGGCGATTTTAAAAGGTTTTATCCAACAGCCGTAATGGAAACTGGTTGGGATATCTTGTTTTTTTGGGTAGCCAGAATGATAATGCTGGGAATTTATGTGACTGGCAAAGTGCCGTTTAAAAATGTTTATCTGCACGGACTTGTGCGTGACAAAGACAGACAAAAAATGTCTAAGTCTAAGGGCAATGTAATTGATCCTTTGGGCGTAGTAGAAAATTACGGAGCCGATGCTTTGCGTATGGCTTTGGTGTTTGGAGTTTCCGCTGGTAATGATGTTGTTATTTCCGAAGATAAAATCCGTGCGCATCGCAATTTTGCCAATAAAATTTGGAATGCTTCTAGGTTTGTAATGATGAATTTGGGAGAAAATTTTGTGCCAGCAGAGAAAAATAATGTTGTTAATGAACAAGACAAAGCAATTTTGGAAAGATTAGCCGAGGTGACAAAAAAAGTGACGAAAAATTTAGACGATTTTGATTTTCATTTGGCAGCGGAAGAGGCTTATCAATTTTTTTGGCATGAATTTTGCGATAAATATTTAGAAGAAATAAAACCGCGGCTGTCTGCCGAGGTAAGTGAAGAAGAAAAAAAAGCGGCCAAGCAAACACTTTTCCGCGTTTGGTTAATTGGTATCAAATTATTACATCCTTTTGTTCCGTATGTCACAGAAGCTGTATATCAAATGTCTCCGTCTAAACAAAAGGAATTTTTAATGATTGAAAATTGGCCGGAATAA
- a CDS encoding tyrosine--tRNA ligase has translation MSVDTDPKKIEEILKKGVENIYPTKDFLKSLLQSGKQLKIYTGYDPTAATLHIGHGITLLKLRQFQDLGHKIIMLIGDFTGMIGDPTDKTAVRKKLTREEVLNNCKNYQKQASAILDFEGKNAAEIKYNNEWLGKMNFADILELTAHFTVPRLLERDMFQERLKKNETIYLHEFLYPVMQAYDSVAMDVDGEIGGNDQTFNMLAGRDLMKELKNKEKFVLTMKLLADNSGVKMGKTTGNMVALSDTPEEMFGKIMSWTDGMILGGFEMCTEMPVLEVKDIEKELKAGANPKDLKMRLAGEIVKMYYGEKLAVEAQEHFVKTFTKKEVPEEMMEIKVTDKNILAVLVAAGFVKSKSEARRVVEQGGVQVNNQKIDSIEMDVKSGDMVQKGSRFFVKIK, from the coding sequence ATGTCAGTTGATACAGACCCTAAAAAAATTGAAGAGATTTTAAAAAAAGGCGTGGAAAATATATATCCCACCAAAGATTTTTTAAAAAGTTTGCTACAATCGGGCAAACAATTAAAAATCTATACCGGCTACGATCCAACTGCCGCCACTTTACATATTGGCCACGGAATTACTTTATTAAAATTGCGCCAGTTTCAAGATTTAGGACATAAAATAATAATGCTGATTGGTGATTTTACCGGGATGATTGGTGATCCGACGGACAAAACGGCAGTGCGTAAAAAATTAACCCGTGAAGAAGTTTTAAACAATTGTAAGAATTATCAAAAGCAGGCTTCGGCAATTTTAGATTTTGAAGGAAAAAATGCGGCGGAAATAAAATATAATAACGAGTGGCTTGGTAAAATGAATTTTGCTGATATTTTGGAATTAACTGCGCATTTTACCGTACCCAGACTTCTGGAGAGGGATATGTTTCAAGAACGTTTGAAAAAAAATGAAACTATTTATCTTCATGAATTTTTATACCCTGTAATGCAAGCTTACGATTCCGTAGCTATGGACGTGGACGGCGAAATTGGGGGCAATGACCAAACTTTTAATATGCTGGCCGGACGGGATTTAATGAAAGAATTAAAAAATAAAGAAAAGTTTGTTTTAACAATGAAATTACTCGCAGATAACAGCGGTGTAAAAATGGGTAAAACCACCGGTAATATGGTGGCGTTATCCGATACGCCGGAGGAAATGTTTGGCAAAATAATGAGTTGGACCGATGGCATGATTTTGGGCGGATTTGAGATGTGCACGGAAATGCCTGTTTTAGAAGTTAAAGATATTGAAAAAGAATTGAAAGCAGGTGCTAATCCTAAAGATTTAAAAATGCGTTTAGCGGGTGAGATTGTAAAAATGTATTATGGGGAAAAGTTGGCTGTTGAAGCGCAAGAGCATTTTGTAAAAACTTTTACTAAAAAAGAAGTGCCGGAAGAAATGATGGAAATTAAAGTGACTGATAAAAATATCTTAGCAGTTTTAGTGGCTGCCGGTTTTGTTAAAAGCAAAAGCGAAGCGCGGCGGGTAGTGGAACAGGGCGGCGTGCAAGTTAATAATCAAAAAATAGATTCCATTGAAATGGATGTAAAGAGCGGCGATATGGTGCAAAAAGGAAGCAGGTTTTTTGTAAAGATTAAATAA